The genomic interval GGCCGAACTCCTCGCCGACCTGCGGGCGTCGACGGCCCGCCCGCGCGACTGACCCACCCGCGCGGACCGCGCGGCCGGCCGGGCGGGCGGGCAGTCGTGCCAGCCGCCCCGCCTTGCGGAAGGACGTGCGGCCGCACTATCTTGCATTGCATGGTTCCTGGTAACGCAAAGAACGAGGCGGGAGGCAGGGTCCCCAGCCAGCTCCGCAAGGGGGTGCTGGAGCACTGCGTCCTCGCACTGCTCAGGGACGGGCCGAGGTACGGCGTCGAGCTGCTCACCGAACTCTCCGCGGTCAGCGTCATGACCACCAGTCAGGGCACGATCTACCCCCTGCTGTCGAGGCTGCGCCGCGAGGGGCTCGTCGACACCGAGCTGCGCGAATCCCCCAGCGGGCCGCCGCGCCGCTACTACACGCTCACGGGCCTCGGCCGTGCGGCCCTCACCGAGTTCACGCAGGCGTGGCCGTCGTTCCGGGACGCCGTCGACCACTTTCTCAACGACCCGCAGGGGGAATCCGCATGAACGCCATCGACCACCCGCTGGTGACCGCCTATCTCGACAGCGTCGCCCGCGAGACCGCCGGA from Streptomyces showdoensis carries:
- a CDS encoding PadR family transcriptional regulator, with protein sequence MVPGNAKNEAGGRVPSQLRKGVLEHCVLALLRDGPRYGVELLTELSAVSVMTTSQGTIYPLLSRLRREGLVDTELRESPSGPPRRYYTLTGLGRAALTEFTQAWPSFRDAVDHFLNDPQGESA